Genomic segment of uncultured Tolumonas sp.:
AACTCATGCTGTAGCAAAACATATCACTAAGATGCCTTCGACTGTCTGGAAAGCAACGCCATCTGACGAACTTATTGTATTACCCGGCTCTCACATATCGATTGGTGATATCGAATGGTTAAAGGAATTGGCGGATGACTTTGCCGTAACAGCACATTTTCTGCCTGACTTAAGCACATCATTAGATGGTGAATTCACAGGAAATGATAATTACTTGCTGAAAGGCGGATCATCACTGCCTCACCTTGCTTCCATTCAAAGTAAAACCACCGTACTCGCCCTGGGCGAACAAATGAGAGATCCATTTCATCTACTCACTCAGTCAGGACAAAACGGATTATTATTAAACCAGCTAACAGGGTTGAGAGCGGCTGACCAATTGATTCAGTTTTTTGCTCAATTATCCGGAAACGCCATCCCGCCTAAATATACCCGGCAACGGGCACAACTGCTTGATGCCATGATGGATAACGCCAAAATATTGTGTCACGGAAAAGCCGTCATTGCTGCAGAACCAGACCTATTATTCGACCTGACATACTGGCTGCAAGAATGTGGGATCAAGATCAACCAAGCAATAAGCCCCGCAGTTCATCAACAATTAACTCAGTTACCCTTATCTGATGTGTTCATAGGTGACTCGCAAGCGGTAATACCCCATCTTGCCACAGCTAATGTATTGATAGCGCCAGATTCGTTTAATTCAGTAGCTCATAGTATGAACTTACCTCATTTCTCCATGGGTATTCATGAGCAAATTCATGTTGGGTCACCTCATTTTACGCGGCTAGGTTATAAAGGCGCCCGTGATTTTATCTTTATGCTCAGCAATCTATTACTTGGCCACTCTTCATGATCAGTGCCGGTTAACATTGAAAGTTCCATTAAGAACTAATTATTTTTATTTGTTCATATAGGTACACCGGATATTGATAATCAGTCTAGATAAAATGCAACATATTGAAATTTAAGAATATTATTAACATCACCATGAGATTTCATGGCACATAAAATGCCTTTATAAATTATGGTTATGTAGTACTCATTATTTCATCTAACTACGCAGGGAGAAATGAGGTGGACACCAAAGTTAATTTGCTTAGTTCAGGGCAACTGCAAAGTGTAGTGACCGATTTCCTATTATCCCGTCATTCCAGTCATCATCTGGCATTACCAGCACCGGATGAAAAACAGCTGGATATTATTCTTCGTGCTGCTATGCGCGCGCCCGACTTCCAATATATGCGCCCATATCGTTTTTTAGTTGCACAAGGCGCTGGGCTGATTCGGTTAGGTGAGTTGTTTGCACAGTCAGCGAAAGTGATGAATAAACCCGAACAAGTCATCGAGCGGGTTAGAAAAATGCCATTGCGAGCACCTGTGGTGATCACCGTTGTGGCTACACCCGCTGTGAATAAGCACGTCTCTGCTTTTGATCAAATTCTCTGTGCGTCCTCTTCTGTGCTGATGATGCAAATGGCCGCGCAAAGCTTAGGTCTTAACGGGATCTGGCGTTCTGGTTGGTTAATGCAAAGTCGCGAACTACATCAGTTGCTTGAATTACAAGCTACCGATCAAATCGTGGGATTTCTTTATTTAGGCACCCCTGCAGAAAGTGTTGCTGCTGTGCGGCCAGATGACAATCCTGAACCCTACACGCAATGGTTATAGCGAGGCGGACATGATGAAGCCACTGCAAATGAAATGTGGGATCGAATATGAATATATGCTCATTGATACCGAAGGTGAACAAGCCGGGTGTCTGCGTAATTTTACTAATCTCGACTTTCAATTGATTGCCGATTTACTGGAAGAAAAGCCGGGAAAATTGGATAACGCGCTGGCTGTCGGTGATTTAGGCATCAAAAACGGATACTGGTATCTGGAAGGCGACGAGCGATTTAATCCAGATGGTTCTTTTCATCAGATGGCAGTGAAGGGAGTTGAAATTCGCACACCGCCAAGAGGTTCAGTAAACGAAGCCATTGCCGTATTAAAAGATATCGAACATCAGTTAACGCTCTCTCTGCACAAGCATAAACTCGGGCTTGCTATCTCAGGCTTTAACCCCGAATTAGCCGAATATCATTACGAACCACCACTCAATCGGTGGGAAAAAACACTGCGCGAGCAGCATCCTGAATATGCCGCATCGCATATTTCGACGCTCAGTTATGGGCCAGATATCAATCTTTCATTCAGCGAAATGAGCATTGAAAAAAGTCTGGATGTTGCCCGTAAACTGACCTATTACGGCCCGTATATTGTTCCGTTCAGCTTTAGCTCACCATTTTCTGGTGGAGCACAATGGCAAGGTTTATCCAAAAGGACCTACGAACGTGGCGGGTTACGCCCAACCTGTAAATTGTTTGCTAACGCGTCAGATAAACCAGATGCCCCGCTTTCCTATACCGCGCGAATTCCATCAGAACATGGTCGTATCGAATTCAAGGCTTTTGATGCGATGCCTACGCCTGAATTATTAGCGGCTTGCTGTTATCTGTTAATCGGACTTTGCCTTGATCATCAGTTGGAAGATCGGGCCGATTATCCTGATCATCACCTGTATCAGCGCGCGGCAATCCTGGGGTTTTCTGACGATAAGATCTGCCATACCGCTATCGATATTATCAATAAAGCGCGTATTGCCTTGATTCAGCACGGCGAACAACAAGGCGCCCAATCCTTATCATTATTGGGAAATATGCTGGCAACTCGCCGAACTCCTTCGCATGACCTGATAGAACACTATCAACGTTCTGGCCAGATGTATTACACAGGGGGGTTAGCAATATGATTCCTGATGATACGGTGAATGCATCGCTCGATTTTCTCGGGCGGATGCCCATTCCGCTTCGGTTGGCCTTTAAGTCGGGGCTGGATAAAACAGTCGCGGCTCATCAAGTGAAAGGTGGTGTGGCGCTTAATTGTATGAGTATGACCGGTGGTGAATGGTTTGAGCCATTTTTCCGCGTGGTGGCACCGGCACATCCGGCAACATTACCTTCCATGTTAGTAGTCACTTGTTCATCGGATATTTTGAGTTCAAAAAATCAGAGCTATTATCAAGGGCCAGCTTTATTCCAGCCATCTGATTTTCATCCGGTATATCAAAAAGCCGGGATACCTGATCCAGCAGGCATCTTCCATCCCTTTTCGGTGATCCCGTTTGTTTTTCTGGTTGATAAAACAAAACTGGGCAAGCGCCCTATCCCACAATGCTGGGAAGATTTGCTCAATCCCATCTATCACAATGACATCACGTTTGGTGGCTCACGCTCTTCCGACTCGGGCACTTACACTGAATTCAACCGCTTCCTGTTATTGTCGCTATACCGCGAATTTGGCCCGAATGGCGTCATTGCCTTTGCGCATAATGTGCGGCATTTACTGCACCATGTAGAAATTTCCCGACTGATGGGCTCGAAAAACCAGCAGGCACCCGCAATTGCTATATTGCCCTGGATGCAGGCGGAACTGTGCCCACGTCGTCAGCAATGCCAGATCATCTGGCCACAAGATGGCGCGTACACTATGCCTATCGCCTTCATGTTAAAACCTGAAAAGCGGGAACGATTACAACCCATTATTGATTATCTGACCAGCGAGCAACTGGGTAACCTGCTGATGCATAACTGTTACCCGCCTACCCTATTACAACATATCAGCGCCATTCCCACAGAAGCTCGTTTTCAATGGCTGGGCTGGGAATATGTTCGATCTCATAACCTTATTCAGCAAAGTGAACTGGCATCGACATTATTCTTTAATGCCTGGTTACAACAGCAGGAGAAAAAACAATGCAGCTAATTACTGTCGCAGGCGCTCCCTCTGTTGGTAAAACGGCGGTGATTTTGCAGACCATTCGTCAACTGAAGCAAGATGGCCTGAAAGTTGGCGTCGTCAAATTTGATGCGCTTTCAACCTCCGATGACAAGCTTTATCAAAAACAGGGCATTCCGGTAAAAACAGGCATTTCTGGTGGTATCTGCCCTGATCACTTTTTTGTCAGCAACATTGATGATTGCCTGACGTGGGGTCAAAGCCAACAATTCGATATGCTAATCAGTGAGAGTGCCGGGTTATGTAATCGTTGCTCACCGCATATCAACGATGTGCTGGCAATTTGTGTCGTCGATGCCTTAGCCGGCATCAACACACCGAAGAAAGTAGGCCCGATGCTGAAACTGGCCGATCTGGTTGTGATCACCAAAGGTGACATCATTTCTCAGGCAGAACGTGAAGTGTTTGCTTATAACACTAGGCTGGCGAACCCGCGCGCGCACATCGTTTTCTGCAATGGCATCACTGGTCAAGGTTCTTTAGAAATTGCTCTACAAATGCGCCGAAGCCACGCCATTACCTCACTGGATGGTCAGCACTTGCGTTTCTCAATGCCTGCGGCAATTTGCCCCTATTGCGTTGGCGAAACAGCCATTGGCACTCGTCATCAGCGCGGCCATGTCAAAAAAATGCAATTTGAGGAATGTCATCATGAGTGAGTATAAAAATTTATCGTCAATGAACATTCGCCGATTGCAACGAGATCAACCCTGCATCGCCGAATTCATTGATAGCATTGGGTTAACCCACGCAGTTAAAGCCACTTCGGTGAAAGATTGGATCAACAGTTTAAGTGATGAAGATCTGGCTGATGGCGGCATGGCGAGAGATATGTTGTTACCTCATATGCAGCAATTACTTCTCGAGGTTGACTCTATCTATCAAGCAAATCAGATGCAGATAAAAACGCTGACTATCATTGGCGGGCGTAATAAAAAAGATGAGCCTGAAAACATTGAGTTCACAGTTCAAGCCGGCGATATCATCTGTATTGTTGGACCTACAGGCTCAGGGAAAAGCTGTTTATTAAGCGATATTGAATGCTTAGCTCAAGGCGACACACCAACCCGCCGGCAGATATTACTAAATGGAGCACAAGCAGATTACAACACTCGTTTTTCCATGCATCGTCGCTTGGTTGCTCAACTATCTCAAAACATGAATTTCGTTGTCGATCTCAGTGTGTATGAATTTATCACCATGCATGCGCATTGCCGCTTAACCGAAAATATTGAGTCAACCGTGCAACGTGTTATTGATTGCGCAAACGACCTGACCGGAGAGAAGTTTTCTCCCGATTGCTCAATCACCCAACTCTCTGGCGGTCAAACCCGTGCCTTGATGATTGCCGACACGGCATTGCTAGGGGCTGCGCCAATTGTGTTAATCGATGAAATCGAAAACGCGGGTGTCGACCGAAAACGCGCGTTAGACCTCCTGGTTTCAGAAGACAAAATCGTATTTATTTCTACGCATGACCCACTATTAGCGCTGCGCGGTAAACAACGTATTGTCATTCAGAATGGCGGTATTGCTAAGATATTACCGACTTCAAAAGAAGAAAAAGAGAACTTAAAAAAATTAGAAGAAATGGAGTCGATTATGCAGCAAGTACGCGATGACTTAAGATTCGGGGAACGGATTTTTAACTTGTTTTGATAATATTTACTATCATCCGGTAACTGAAGCCAGTTTGTAGCGGTCAAGTTAAATTGGCCACAGTTTTTGATTCATTCGGTTGACGTCCGCAGTTGTCATTGAATCGAATATTGCATCTCAGGATTGGGGTAGATAGCCATCTCAGTTGAAATGGCATATCCAACATTTAATCTCTTAGTTCGTAAATATTCCGAAATAAACCAGCCTTATTAAGCAAGGCGCTATTTTATTCCAAACGTTTTTCTGATGCCGGTATCAACAGGATTAGCTGGCATGAAACGACGCAATTTCCGAAGAAGAGAAGCCTCACCCTTGGGAGTGTGCCGCATTTTCCAAGCACCCAATGCCGCATTAACCACAGTGGTTGCTACTCCATCAGGCATTGGTGCTTTCTGAACATTTTTCTGTATCGCTTGAGACACTATTTTGCGGTCTGAGTCATAAGCCGATATGGGGAAAATGGCCTGAGGGGCATTGATATCAAGATTGGTTTTTGTGAATGAAGGTTCAACAAGTGTGACACGAATGCCAAACGCCCGAACCTCATGGTCTAAGGACTCAGAGAGCCCTTCAATAGCATGTTTAGAAGCCGAATATAATCCCATATAAGGTGCCGGAAGAAATCCCAGCACCGAACTGATGTTAACAATGCGACCAGACCGTTGTTCACGCATATGCGGTAACACAGCCTGGATAGTGCGCAAAATCCCCCAAACATTAGTATCAAATAATGCTTGGGCTTCGGTTACAGACGTTTCCTCCGTAGCACCGAGTAGCGTGACTCCCGCACTGTTGACCAGAA
This window contains:
- a CDS encoding glutamate-cysteine ligase family protein; this encodes MMKPLQMKCGIEYEYMLIDTEGEQAGCLRNFTNLDFQLIADLLEEKPGKLDNALAVGDLGIKNGYWYLEGDERFNPDGSFHQMAVKGVEIRTPPRGSVNEAIAVLKDIEHQLTLSLHKHKLGLAISGFNPELAEYHYEPPLNRWEKTLREQHPEYAASHISTLSYGPDINLSFSEMSIEKSLDVARKLTYYGPYIVPFSFSSPFSGGAQWQGLSKRTYERGGLRPTCKLFANASDKPDAPLSYTARIPSEHGRIEFKAFDAMPTPELLAACCYLLIGLCLDHQLEDRADYPDHHLYQRAAILGFSDDKICHTAIDIINKARIALIQHGEQQGAQSLSLLGNMLATRRTPSHDLIEHYQRSGQMYYTGGLAI
- a CDS encoding oxidoreductase; this translates as MSTTAKVVLVTGVSSGIGRATAEMFFKQGCEVFGTVRNLEKAKPIPGVKLVKMDIGDEASIQRGIEFIIAKAKRIDVLVNSAGVTLLGATEETSVTEAQALFDTNVWGILRTIQAVLPHMREQRSGRIVNISSVLGFLPAPYMGLYSASKHAIEGLSESLDHEVRAFGIRVTLVEPSFTKTNLDINAPQAIFPISAYDSDRKIVSQAIQKNVQKAPMPDGVATTVVNAALGAWKMRHTPKGEASLLRKLRRFMPANPVDTGIRKTFGIK
- a CDS encoding ABC transporter substrate-binding protein codes for the protein MIPDDTVNASLDFLGRMPIPLRLAFKSGLDKTVAAHQVKGGVALNCMSMTGGEWFEPFFRVVAPAHPATLPSMLVVTCSSDILSSKNQSYYQGPALFQPSDFHPVYQKAGIPDPAGIFHPFSVIPFVFLVDKTKLGKRPIPQCWEDLLNPIYHNDITFGGSRSSDSGTYTEFNRFLLLSLYREFGPNGVIAFAHNVRHLLHHVEISRLMGSKNQQAPAIAILPWMQAELCPRRQQCQIIWPQDGAYTMPIAFMLKPEKRERLQPIIDYLTSEQLGNLLMHNCYPPTLLQHISAIPTEARFQWLGWEYVRSHNLIQQSELASTLFFNAWLQQQEKKQCS
- a CDS encoding ATP-binding cassette domain-containing protein, giving the protein MSEYKNLSSMNIRRLQRDQPCIAEFIDSIGLTHAVKATSVKDWINSLSDEDLADGGMARDMLLPHMQQLLLEVDSIYQANQMQIKTLTIIGGRNKKDEPENIEFTVQAGDIICIVGPTGSGKSCLLSDIECLAQGDTPTRRQILLNGAQADYNTRFSMHRRLVAQLSQNMNFVVDLSVYEFITMHAHCRLTENIESTVQRVIDCANDLTGEKFSPDCSITQLSGGQTRALMIADTALLGAAPIVLIDEIENAGVDRKRALDLLVSEDKIVFISTHDPLLALRGKQRIVIQNGGIAKILPTSKEEKENLKKLEEMESIMQQVRDDLRFGERIFNLF
- a CDS encoding GTP-binding protein translates to MQLITVAGAPSVGKTAVILQTIRQLKQDGLKVGVVKFDALSTSDDKLYQKQGIPVKTGISGGICPDHFFVSNIDDCLTWGQSQQFDMLISESAGLCNRCSPHINDVLAICVVDALAGINTPKKVGPMLKLADLVVITKGDIISQAEREVFAYNTRLANPRAHIVFCNGITGQGSLEIALQMRRSHAITSLDGQHLRFSMPAAICPYCVGETAIGTRHQRGHVKKMQFEECHHE
- a CDS encoding nitroreductase family protein, with the translated sequence MDTKVNLLSSGQLQSVVTDFLLSRHSSHHLALPAPDEKQLDIILRAAMRAPDFQYMRPYRFLVAQGAGLIRLGELFAQSAKVMNKPEQVIERVRKMPLRAPVVITVVATPAVNKHVSAFDQILCASSSVLMMQMAAQSLGLNGIWRSGWLMQSRELHQLLELQATDQIVGFLYLGTPAESVAAVRPDDNPEPYTQWL